The Desulfonatronovibrio magnus region TGTCCTTGATTCCAGCGGGGTGATTGAAAATGCCAATTATACATTTGCAGCCATGGTGGGACAGGAACATTCCGAACTCTGCGGCAAGGCATTAAGTGAGTTTATTGTGTCCCAGGATCGCAGAGTTTTTAATGGCCGTTTCCGTTCCTTTTTCAATCAGCCTGAGGGCAAGGAGCTGAATTTCCGGGTTCAGGGAACAAAAGGGGAGATTGCCGTAAGATGTGTCGGCAGGGTGGCGGGTAAAATATTGAATCAAAAAATGGATGACAGGGTCCAACGTCTGTTGCTGGTGGTTAACGACATAAGTGCCCAGGTCCAGGCCGAGATGCATTTCCGGACGATGTTCCTGGTTACTCCTGTATCCATGATCATTCAAGAACCAGACAGCGGCAAGATTATTGATGCCAACCCCATGGCCTGGAGTTACTATGGCCTTTCCTCGTTAGAAGAATTTAAAACCTATGAATACTGGCTTGAACATCCATATTCCCTTGCAGATTCCCATGTCTGGATGCGTAAGGCTTGTAAAGAAGGAACCCAGGAATTTGAGTGGTGCAGCCGGAAGAAAAACGGTGACCTGCTCTGGGAGCAGGTGCAGTTGACCCCGATTACATACCATGGACAAGAGGCAATCCTGGTTACAGGCATTGATATCACCGACCGTAAGCAAGTCTTGGAGTCTCTTGGGGAAAGTGAAGAACGATTTCGCGTCCTGTTTTTGCAAAACCCCGACCCATTGTTCATATGGCGTATGGACGATAGTCTTTTTGATGTCAATGATGCAGCATGCCGCCTTCTCGGGTACACTAAGGAGGAGTTGCTTGGCATGTCCCTGGCGGATATCCAGGCGCCATCTATTCGGGGCTGCCCAGGAACGATCATTGAAAAGGAAATGAACTTATCAGCCATTGAAAGTGTGGATCTGCACAAGGACGGCAGGGAGATACCTGTGGAGGTGGTCACCGCACCGATCTTCCTTAATGGCATAACCTACGCCCTGTCAGCAACTCGGGACATGACAGAACGCAAAATTGTTGAAACGGATTTAGCCAGGGCCAAAGAACAGGCCGAGGCAGCCAATGTTGCCAAATCCCAGTTTCTGGCCAATATGAGCCATGAACTTCTCACTCCGTTTAACGGTATAATGGGCATGATGCAGCTGTTGCAGACCACGGAACTGAACCGGGAGCAGCAGGAATATGTTGATGGGGCTGTCAGGTCGTCTCAAAGATTTATCCGTCTTTTGTCGGATATTCTGGACATGTCCAGTATTCAGGCCGGTAAGGTGGCTGTGCGTAAGTCCCGGTTTGATGTTAAAGAACTCATGGAGTCTATGACAGATCTTTTTTCAGCCCAGGCCAGGGAAAAATCTATAAACCTTGAGTACATTATTGACCAGGAAGTTCCAGCACAGGTTGTGGGCGATGTGGTCAGGGTCAAGCAGATCCTGTTCAATCTTGTGGGCAATGCCTTGAAGTTTTGTGATCAGGGTAGCGTTCAGGTCGGATTATCTGCACTTTCTCCAATAAAAGGTCAAGATTTGAGAGTGATGTTTTCCATTTCTGATACAGGAATAGGCATCCCTGAAGATAAATTAAGGGAATTGTTTAATCCTTTTGTCCAGGTGGATTGTTCTTATACACGTGAGCATCAGGGAGCAGGGCTCGGGTTGACCCTGGTTAAAGAACTGGTGTGTTTGGTGAATGGCAATATTTCTGTGGAAAGCAAGGTTGGTCAGGGCACTACTGTTTATGTGGTTTTGCCTTTTGATCTTCCAGCAGAGAGCCAGGCTGAATCTGCTGAAATTTTATCCCCATCCAAAGATGACTAAGCATGCTTGAATATTCTGCTGGCTGAAGATGATCCATTAAACCAGATGTTCATGACCCGTAACTGAAAAAAATCGTCCGCACAGGTCGAAAAATTTCATGTTAGCGAATGCTAAAGTTTGTCAATTGTTGTTCTCAAGGATCTACCATGTACAAAGAAAGCTATAAGCGTTTTATAGACTGCTCATTTTTTGGATATGCCTATCACCGGATAATTCTGGATGATCAGGGCAGTCCAGTGAATTATGAATTTCTTGAGGTCAATGCCGGATTTGAAAAAATGACCGGCCTGAAGGCTGAAAACATCCTTGGACGCAAGGTGACTGAGGTTTTGCCTGACATCCAGGAGTCTTCTTTTGACTGGATCGGGTTTTACGGGCGGATCGCCCTGGAAGGAAGCGAGGAGGAGTTTGAGCAATATTCTGAACCCCTGAAGCGCTGGTACAAGGTCAGTGCCTACTCTCCCAAAAAGCATCATTTCGTGACCATAATCCAGGACATCACCTCAGAGAAGGAACACGCCCAGCAGATGGAGCGGTTTTTCTCGGTCAATCTCGACCTGTTGTGCATTGCGGACACATCCGGGAATTTCATCAAGGTTAATGCTGAATGGGAAAATGTACTGGGCTATACAGTACATGAGCTGGAAGAGCGCACCTTTCTGGAGTTCGTCCACCCTGATGATATTGACTCCACCCTGGCTGCCATGGCTGAATTGGATGAGCAGAAGCCGGTTCATCAGTTCGTCAACCGTTTCCGCAGTAAGGACGGCTCTTATCGCCACATTGAATGGCGTTCACACCCTCACGGCAGCCTGTGTACAGGAAGCGAGGTTTATGACCTGGTCATGCACCTGATGAATGAAAGCAGCGCCCGCAGCCGGCTCTGGCTGTACCACCTGGAAATCATAGCCCGGGATTACCGGGATGAATGCGGCTCCATGCGCAGACCTGTGTATAAGTTCTGCGAGCATGTCTGGGATTCATCCAGGGACTTGCGCCGCATGGAAAGCCGCTCTCCCGGCGCTCTCCGGGCGGGCACCATGCACGGGGCCAAGGGGCTGGAGTTTCCGGCGGTGATTCTGGCAGGCACCCCGGGGGACCGGGAAAGCCCGGAAGAGGAGCGCAGGCTTTATTACGTGGGCATGACCCGGGCCAGGGACAGGCTGGTACTCTGCTGCGGTCCGGATCATCCCTTTGCCCCGGAGATTCTTGCCGCCGGACCAGAAGCGGTGAGCAGAATTTCCTGCGACATTGCGTTGACCCCGGTTGAACAGAACCTGGCCCGGGAAGAACTCTGGGAGATGTCCCCGGAACATGTCATCCTGTCCTACCCGGCCTGGGACAACATCCACGGGGAGACCACTGCAGCCATTGATGCCCTGCAGGATAACCCGGGAAAGGAGTTCACCTTTCTGCCCTGGGCAAACAGGTATCTTGTCTGCACCGCAGGTGTTCCAGTCACCGCCCTGTCGGACAGGGGCAGCAGAATATACGAAAACTACCTGTCCCGGGGCTTCAGGGTAAAGCAGGTCATCTTCCTGGCCGCCCTGCACCGCAAGGCCTCCCAGGAAGACCAGACCCTGAAAGAACTGCGCTGTTCTTCATGGTACGTGCCCCTTTTTCAGGTAGTCTGGAGCAGATGCCAGGATTAAAACCCGGCCCGATACAGTGCAGACATCACGGCATTAAACCCTATTGCTCATCTTTTTTTGTTGTTTTTTTTATTGACCGTGGCAGATTTTGGAAATATTAACTTTCAATAAAGTTAAATCAGAAAACATGCCTGACTTAAATATTTCTAAATCAGAGCAAATTGCCGCATTTGGATTGCACCTTGAAAACTGCGCCTTAGGCAGAAATGACCTGCACTGCCCCTTTTTATATACACCCGGTCACCCTCGCATGGCAATGTCCATTTCCCTTTGTGATCTGCGCATTAAAGACCATCCAAAAGATATGCCCCTTGAATTTTTTCTGCAAAAAACGTGGCTGCAAAAGCATCTAAACCCGTCTGCAGGCACGATCTGCAAAGATAATGCAGAGACTTTAAAGCAAGGAATAAAGTCATGAATAAGCTCAAACTGACGACTTCTTTGAACACAAACCGCCTGCTTCTGAC contains the following coding sequences:
- a CDS encoding PAS domain-containing protein, with translation MNNNDARMKRLREQAQKRLNKMSKPIEEFSEEEIKELIYDYQIYQVELELQNEELRDTQKQLEEARDSLFRVKESYARLYNNAPIGYLVLDSSGVIENANYTFAAMVGQEHSELCGKALSEFIVSQDRRVFNGRFRSFFNQPEGKELNFRVQGTKGEIAVRCVGRVAGKILNQKMDDRVQRLLLVVNDISAQVQAEMHFRTMFLVTPVSMIIQEPDSGKIIDANPMAWSYYGLSSLEEFKTYEYWLEHPYSLADSHVWMRKACKEGTQEFEWCSRKKNGDLLWEQVQLTPITYHGQEAILVTGIDITDRKQVLESLGESEERFRVLFLQNPDPLFIWRMDDSLFDVNDAACRLLGYTKEELLGMSLADIQAPSIRGCPGTIIEKEMNLSAIESVDLHKDGREIPVEVVTAPIFLNGITYALSATRDMTERKIVETDLARAKEQAEAANVAKSQFLANMSHELLTPFNGIMGMMQLLQTTELNREQQEYVDGAVRSSQRFIRLLSDILDMSSIQAGKVAVRKSRFDVKELMESMTDLFSAQAREKSINLEYIIDQEVPAQVVGDVVRVKQILFNLVGNALKFCDQGSVQVGLSALSPIKGQDLRVMFSISDTGIGIPEDKLRELFNPFVQVDCSYTREHQGAGLGLTLVKELVCLVNGNISVESKVGQGTTVYVVLPFDLPAESQAESAEILSPSKDD
- a CDS encoding PAS domain S-box protein; this encodes MYKESYKRFIDCSFFGYAYHRIILDDQGSPVNYEFLEVNAGFEKMTGLKAENILGRKVTEVLPDIQESSFDWIGFYGRIALEGSEEEFEQYSEPLKRWYKVSAYSPKKHHFVTIIQDITSEKEHAQQMERFFSVNLDLLCIADTSGNFIKVNAEWENVLGYTVHELEERTFLEFVHPDDIDSTLAAMAELDEQKPVHQFVNRFRSKDGSYRHIEWRSHPHGSLCTGSEVYDLVMHLMNESSARSRLWLYHLEIIARDYRDECGSMRRPVYKFCEHVWDSSRDLRRMESRSPGALRAGTMHGAKGLEFPAVILAGTPGDRESPEEERRLYYVGMTRARDRLVLCCGPDHPFAPEILAAGPEAVSRISCDIALTPVEQNLAREELWEMSPEHVILSYPAWDNIHGETTAAIDALQDNPGKEFTFLPWANRYLVCTAGVPVTALSDRGSRIYENYLSRGFRVKQVIFLAALHRKASQEDQTLKELRCSSWYVPLFQVVWSRCQD